The Xylanivirga thermophila genome contains the following window.
ATAGGAAATCCTGACAAGATACGTGGATTGCTTAAACAAAAAATAGAGGATATATTAAACAAAAATCAAGATGCATTTGATATTGAGTCTCCTTGTGTATTTTTAGTAGTAGGAGTAAATGGAGTAGGTAAGACTACTACTATAGGGAAATTAGCCAGCCGTTATAAAGCAGATGGTAAAAAGGTGCTTATTGCAGCAGGGGATACTTTTAGAGCAGCAGCAGCAGAGCAATTGGAAATATGGGGTGAACGAGCTCAAGTACCAGTCGTTAGACATGATGAAGGCTCAGACCCTGGCGCAGTGGTATTTGATGCAGTACAATCTTCAAAGAGCAGGAATGTAGACTTACTTATTTGCGATACTGCTGGTAGATTGCATAATAAGAAAAATTTGATGAACGAACTAGAGAAGATAAATAGAATATTGGATAGGGAATTTCCTGAAGCGCAAAAGGAAGTGCTATTGGTACTTGATGCTACTACAGGACAGAATGCCATATCTCAAGCCAAGATGTTCAAAGAAGTTGTAGGTATTAGCGGCATAATACTTACTAAATTGGATGGTACTGCAAAAGGAGGAGTTGTAGTTGCTATTAAATCCGAACTTGGAGTTCCAATTCGTTTTATCGGCGTGGGAGAGCAAGTAGAGGATTTACAGATATTCGATTCCCATTCATTTGTAGATGCACTATTTGAATAGGCTAGGCTAAAATAGAAAATCTGCAATTCGTAATATTTATTTTAGAATTACGAATCAAAGTAAAAATATAGCTTGACAATGAGAAAAAATTAGCTTATATTAGTATATGTTATGTGTAAAGTATAAACACTTTACAGTGAGGGATGAAAGATGAATAAAATTGCAAAAATATCAATATTACTCGATATGTATGGTAATCTACTTACAGAAAAACAGCAAGATGTTATGGATCTTTATTATAACTATGATTTGTCGTTGGGAGAGATTGCAGAAAATAGACATATAAGTCGTCAAGGTGTTAGAGATCTTATAAAAAGGGGAGAAGATACTCTTTTGGATGCCGAGGACAAACTGGGTTTTTTTGATAAATGGTATAACCTAAGTAATGACTTGGATGTATTGGTATCAAAATTCGAACGTATATATATGAAATGTACAGAAAGTGACATAGACTGTTATAACAACATACAGGAAGATATTCTTGATATTAAACGACAGCTTACAAAGATTATTAATACCATATAAGCATAGGGGGGAAGGATAATGGCATTTGAAGGTTTGGCAGAAAAGATGCAATCTGCCATGAAAAAATTGACTAGCAAAGGAAAGTTAACGGAAAAAGATGTAAAAGGAGCCATGAGAGAGGTGAAATTAGCCCTCTTGGAGGCAGATGTTAACTTTATGGTAGTTAAGGATTTTATAAAAAAAGTCAGTGATCGTGCAGTAGGTGCAGAAATAATGGAAAGCCTGACCCCTGGTCAGCAGGTAATAAAAATCGTGAATGATGAATTGACTCAGCTTATGGGTGGTACACAAAGTCGTATTAATCTAGCTGATACTCCCCCTACAATTATCATGATGACAGGTCTTCAAGGTGCTGGTAAGACTACAACTGCTGGAAAACTAGGTGGATATTTTAAAAAGCAGGGTAAAAAACCCCTTTTAGTAGCCTGCGACATATACAGACCAGCTGCTATAAAACAGTTACAGGTAGTGGGTCAAAAACTAGATATACCTGTATTTGATATGGGACAGCAAGAGCCTGTGAGTATAGCAAAAGCAGCATTAGAACATGCAAGTAATGAAGGATATGATCTAGTAATTATCGATACTGCTGGTCGTCTTCATGTAGATGAAGACATGATGAACGAGCTTTGCAATATAAAATCAGAAGTAAAACCCCATGAAATATTGTTAGTGGTAGATTCTATGACAGGCCAGGATGCAGTAAATGTAGCGGATGCTTTCAATCAGAAGTTAGGTATAGATGGTATCGTGCTTACAAAGTTGGATGGTGACACCCGTGGTGGTGCTGCCCTATCGGTAAAAGCAGTTACTGGCAAGCCGATAAAGTTCGTAGGTATGGGAGAAAAACTGGATGATTTGGAGCCGTTTCATCCTGACAGAATGGCATCAAGAATTTTGGGAATGGGTGATGTCTTAAGCCTTATTGAAAAGGCCCAGGCAAGTATAGATGCCAAAAAAGCTGAAGAACTTGAGAAGAAACTTCGAACTCAGCAATTTACCCTGGATGATTTTTTGGATCAATTGCAGCAAATAAAGAATATGGGGCCATTAAGTGACATAGTTGGTATGATACCGGGAGTCAACACCAAGAAGTTGGCGGGAGTAGATTTAGATGGCAATCAATTATTACAGGCGGAAGCCATAATACAATCTATGACAAAAAAAGAGCGTGAAAATCCCTCTATAATAAATGCCAGTAGGCGAAAACGTATAGCCCGGGGAAGCGGGACAAATATACAAGATGTAAACAAATTGCTTAGATCTTTTGAAGAATTTAGAAAAATGATGAAGCAATTTAACAACATTGAGAAAGCTGCTAAAAAGGGTAAATTTAAATTTCCATTTATGTAAACAGAGGACATAGCTTAGGCTTAATCCTTTGATATAAAAATTAATTGTTTGGAGGTGAAATATATGGCAGTTAAAATCCGTTTAAAAAGGATTGGTTCAAAGAAAAATCCGTTCTACCGTGTAGTAGTAGCTGATTCTAGATCGCCAAGGGATGGAAGGTTTATAGAGGAAATTGGATACTATAATCCTCTTACCACTCCTGTACTGATAAATATCGATGGTGAAAAAGCTAAAGCATGGATAGATAAAGGTGCCCAGCCTACTGATACGGTAAGGGCTCTTTTGAAGAAAAATGGTATTGTGGAATAAATACTATGCTTTAATTATGGAGGTGCTTAACAATGGGAGATTTAGTCAAGTATATCGCCCAGGCATTAGTTGACCATCCTGAGCAGGTAACTGTTAATGAGATTCAAGGTGAACAGTCTATAATAATAGAACTTAAAGTTGCACCTGATGATATGGGAAAGGTAATTGGTAAGCAAGGGCGAATTGCTAAAGCAATTCGTACAGTAGTTAAGGCAGCAGCTACAAAAGAAAATAAAAGAGTTGTAGTGGAGATAATATAATAGGTGATGAAAATGGTAGAGTATCTTTGTGTAGGTTTTGTAGTAAAACCTCAAGGGATAAAAGGTGAAGCGAAGGTATTGCCCTTAACAGATGATATAACTAGATTTAATGATTTAAACAAGGTATATCTATATGTGGAGAATGGATACCATGAACTGTCTATAGAGAGAGCACGGTATACTAAGGATTTTGTTTATTTAAAGTTTGCTGGATATAACAATAGGGACCAAGTGGAAAGACTTCGTAATGAAGAACTTTGGATTCCTAGAGAAATGTCAGTAAAGCTCCCTGACAATGTCTACTTTATAGCAGATATTATAGATTGTTCCGTATATACATTATCTGGTATACATCTAGGTGTAATATCTGATGTCCTTCAAACGGGCAGTAATGATGTATATGTGATAGAAGGGAAATATGGTCAAATACTCATACCTGCGCTAAAAAAAGTAGTTAAACAAGTTTTATTACAAGAAAAAAAGATAAGAGTAGATCAAGAACAATTGGAAGGTTTGTTGCCAGATGGTATTTGATGTACTGACATTATTTCCAGAAATGTTTGGAAGTGTGCTAAACACCAGTATATTGGGTAGAGCTATAAAAAAAGGATTGATAAAAGTCAATCTATATAATATCCGTGACTTTGCTAAAAATAAGCATAAGCGAGTAGATGATTACCCGTATGGTGGTGGATGTGGTATGGTTATGATGCCACAGCCATTATTTGATGCATTCTATTATATTGCCCAATTGAATGGTGGTACTCTGCCTACAGTCATATATTTTTCACCACAGGGTACTACATTTAATCAAAAAATAGCTACGGATTTTTCTAAAGCGGATCATTTGGTGCTGCTGTGTGGTCATTATGAGGGTATAGATCAAAGAATTATAGATAATTTTGTAGATGTTGAGATATCTATAGGAGACTATGTATTGACTGGCGGTGAATTACCGGCAATGATATTTATAGATTCTGTTAGCCGCTTTGTATCTGGAGTTTTAGGTGATGAGCAATCAGCAAGGGAAGAATCGTTTTCAAACGGTTTATTGGAGTATCCCCAGTATACCCGGCCTTATGACTATCAAGGACATAAGGTGCCAGAAATATTATTATCCGGTAACCATAAGGAAATAAACAAATGGAGGAAACTTCATAGCTTGAACAATACATTGATAAAAAGGCCTGATTTATTGAAAAATACAGAGCTGTCTGCAGAAGATAAACAAATGATGCGCATACTAAAGCAGCGAACTTAGCGTAATTTTGATTATTGTTACTTAATATATAATATGCTATAATAAACATTGTTGTAATAGGCGGTCCTCTATATTATCATTGATATGAACGTCTAAGATGGAAGGAGGTAAACATTATCATGAGTGATGCTATTTCTTTAATTGAAAAAGAACAGCTTAAGAAAGATATTCCTGATTTTAATGTTGGAGATACAGTTAGAGTAGATGTCAAGGTAGTTGAAGGTAGTCGAGAAAGGTTACAGGCATTTGAAGGTGTAGTTATTAAACGTCAGGGAGGCGGCGTTAGAGAAAGTTTTACTGTTCGTCGAGTTTCCTACGGCGTTGGCATAGAGAGAACGTTCTTATTGCATTCACCTAAGGTTGACAAAATCCAAGTATTAAGAAAAGGAAAGGTTCGTAGGGCTAAACTTTTCTACTTAAGAGACAGAGTGGGGAAAGCTGCCAAAGTAAAAGAAAAGAGTATTCAATAAACATGGGACTGGCTGCAGTCCCTTTTATTTTTATGAAATATGAAAGCAGGTGGCAGTTTATGAGTGAATCAAAAAGTGAATTGCTTGAATGGATAGAAGCAATTGTAATTGCTCTAGTGTTGGCATTCTTCATTAGAACTTTTCTTTTTGAAGTTATAAAAGTAGAAGGAAGTTCTATGATGCCTACACTTTATGAAAATAATCGTTTGGTGGTAAATAAATTAGGGTATAGATTTTCTTCCCCGAAACAAGGTGATATTATAATATTTAGGAATCCAGATAATATGAAGGAAAATTATATAAAGAGGGTTATAGCTGTACCAGGACAAACTGTAGAGGTAAAAGATGGTTCTGTAAAAGTAGATGATAAAACCTTAGCAGAATTCTATATTGCTGAACCACCGTTAGATGACTTTAATAAAGTTGAAGTACCTCAAAATACTATTTTTGTAATGGGGGATAATAGAAATCATAGTAGAGATAGTAGACATATAGGTTTTATCCCATATGAGAATGTACTCGGTAAAGCAAAGTGGCGCATTTGGCCTATAAATGATATGAAATGGTTTAAGTAGGGGTGGTGTTATTGAATATAAATTGGTATCCAGGACATATGGCTAAAGCAAAAAGGGAAATGATAGAAAAAGTAAGATTGGTAGATATAGTAATCAAAATAATGGATGCTCGCATTCCTATGAGCAGCAATAATCCAGAATTTGATAAGATTTTTGATGGAAAAGCAAATATTCTAATAATCAATAAGGCAGATCTAGCAGATAAAAATGCAAATGATACATGGATAGATTTTTTTAAAAATACGAATACACAAGCTACTATATTGGATTCTACTAATAATGGACAAGTAAACAGGGTAAAGAATTGGATAATTGACATATGTAAAAAACGTCAACAGGAAATAAAAAAGCAAAAGGGTATAAACAAGCCTATAAGGGCAATGGTAGTAGGAATACCAAATGTAGGCAAATCCACGTTTATAAACAGTCTATCAGGCAGCCAAAAAGCAAAAGTAGGTAATAAACCAGGTGTAACACGTGGGCAACAATGGATAAGAATAAACAACTTTTTAGAGATGCTCGATACTCCAGGCCTATTATGGCCTAAGTTAGATAATCAAACTACGGCGCTGCATCTTGCATTTGCTGGATGCATTAAAAAGGAAATAGTTGATAATGAAGAATTGGCAGTAAAATTTATAGAAGAGTTAAAACATATGTATCCTCAAATGTTGATGAAAAGATACAATCTAGATAAATTGGAAGGTCATGGATATCAGATATTAGAACAGATTTGTCTAAATAAAGGCCTTATAAAATCTAGAGGAATTTCAGATATTAATAGAGGTGCGGATATGCTAATTAAAGATTTCCAATCTGGTAAGATGGGCAAAATTACTTTGGAATTTCCATATATGATAGGGGAGAACAAGTAGATGCAGAATCTTTTAGAGGAAGAAAAAAAAATATGGGATTTAGGTATGGATTATATAGCAGGTATTGATGAGGTAGGAAGGGGACCTTTAGCTGGACCAGTATTAGCTGCCTGTGTTATATTGCCCAAAGGTTTATATTTAGAAGGGGTAAATGATTCAAAAAAATTATCACCTAAAAAGCGCGATGCTTTATTTGATATAATTACAGAATATGCAATTGCAATAGGTATAGGGAGGGTATCACCAAATCGTATAGATGAAGTTAACATATTAAATGCTACTCATGAAGCTATGAAATATGCACTTTTAAATTGTTCCGTAAAACCGGAACATGTGCTTATAGATGCTATTACTCTAAACAATATTCCTGTACCACAAACTGCAATTATAAAAGGGGATGCAAAATCCCAGTCCATTGCAGCAGCGTCTATAGTTGCAAAGGTAACGCGAGATCGTGAAATGGTGAAATGGAATAAAATATATCCTGAATATGGTTTTGATAGGCACAAAGGTTATGGTACAGCATTTCATATACAGGCAATACGAGAATATGGATTATGCCCCATACATAGAACGACATTTTGCACCAAATTTATATAGATTCAATAAAATTAGAGGAATTTGTAAGTATGTGTAGAATATAAAAATAAGGTGTTGTTTATGAATAATAAAGAACTTGGCAGATGGGGAGAAAAAATAGCGGCATCCTATTTAATTAACAAGGATTTTACTATATTATATAAAAACTATACTTCACCATTTGGAGAAGTTGATATAGTAGCAAAACAAAATGAATACACAGTGTTTATAGAGGTAAAAACTAGGCGCAGCTTAGCATATGGTTTACCATGTGAAGCTGTTAACAAGCGTAAGATGGCAAAATATTTTAAGACAGCAATGTATTATATCAAATCTAAGAATG
Protein-coding sequences here:
- the ftsY gene encoding signal recognition particle-docking protein FtsY — protein: MGSKGFFSKLKDGLDKTRKNITERIDDIINYYTEIDDDFFEELEEVLITADVGVETTMEIIEYIKAKVKKEKIGNPDKIRGLLKQKIEDILNKNQDAFDIESPCVFLVVGVNGVGKTTTIGKLASRYKADGKKVLIAAGDTFRAAAAEQLEIWGERAQVPVVRHDEGSDPGAVVFDAVQSSKSRNVDLLICDTAGRLHNKKNLMNELEKINRILDREFPEAQKEVLLVLDATTGQNAISQAKMFKEVVGISGIILTKLDGTAKGGVVVAIKSELGVPIRFIGVGEQVEDLQIFDSHSFVDALFE
- the ylxM gene encoding YlxM family DNA-binding protein; the protein is MNKIAKISILLDMYGNLLTEKQQDVMDLYYNYDLSLGEIAENRHISRQGVRDLIKRGEDTLLDAEDKLGFFDKWYNLSNDLDVLVSKFERIYMKCTESDIDCYNNIQEDILDIKRQLTKIINTI
- the ffh gene encoding signal recognition particle protein codes for the protein MAFEGLAEKMQSAMKKLTSKGKLTEKDVKGAMREVKLALLEADVNFMVVKDFIKKVSDRAVGAEIMESLTPGQQVIKIVNDELTQLMGGTQSRINLADTPPTIIMMTGLQGAGKTTTAGKLGGYFKKQGKKPLLVACDIYRPAAIKQLQVVGQKLDIPVFDMGQQEPVSIAKAALEHASNEGYDLVIIDTAGRLHVDEDMMNELCNIKSEVKPHEILLVVDSMTGQDAVNVADAFNQKLGIDGIVLTKLDGDTRGGAALSVKAVTGKPIKFVGMGEKLDDLEPFHPDRMASRILGMGDVLSLIEKAQASIDAKKAEELEKKLRTQQFTLDDFLDQLQQIKNMGPLSDIVGMIPGVNTKKLAGVDLDGNQLLQAEAIIQSMTKKERENPSIINASRRKRIARGSGTNIQDVNKLLRSFEEFRKMMKQFNNIEKAAKKGKFKFPFM
- the rpsP gene encoding 30S ribosomal protein S16; this translates as MAVKIRLKRIGSKKNPFYRVVVADSRSPRDGRFIEEIGYYNPLTTPVLINIDGEKAKAWIDKGAQPTDTVRALLKKNGIVE
- a CDS encoding KH domain-containing protein, which translates into the protein MGDLVKYIAQALVDHPEQVTVNEIQGEQSIIIELKVAPDDMGKVIGKQGRIAKAIRTVVKAAATKENKRVVVEII
- the rimM gene encoding ribosome maturation factor RimM (Essential for efficient processing of 16S rRNA); the encoded protein is MKMVEYLCVGFVVKPQGIKGEAKVLPLTDDITRFNDLNKVYLYVENGYHELSIERARYTKDFVYLKFAGYNNRDQVERLRNEELWIPREMSVKLPDNVYFIADIIDCSVYTLSGIHLGVISDVLQTGSNDVYVIEGKYGQILIPALKKVVKQVLLQEKKIRVDQEQLEGLLPDGI
- the trmD gene encoding tRNA (guanosine(37)-N1)-methyltransferase TrmD, which encodes MVFDVLTLFPEMFGSVLNTSILGRAIKKGLIKVNLYNIRDFAKNKHKRVDDYPYGGGCGMVMMPQPLFDAFYYIAQLNGGTLPTVIYFSPQGTTFNQKIATDFSKADHLVLLCGHYEGIDQRIIDNFVDVEISIGDYVLTGGELPAMIFIDSVSRFVSGVLGDEQSAREESFSNGLLEYPQYTRPYDYQGHKVPEILLSGNHKEINKWRKLHSLNNTLIKRPDLLKNTELSAEDKQMMRILKQRT
- the rplS gene encoding 50S ribosomal protein L19, encoding MSDAISLIEKEQLKKDIPDFNVGDTVRVDVKVVEGSRERLQAFEGVVIKRQGGGVRESFTVRRVSYGVGIERTFLLHSPKVDKIQVLRKGKVRRAKLFYLRDRVGKAAKVKEKSIQ
- the lepB gene encoding signal peptidase I, encoding MSESKSELLEWIEAIVIALVLAFFIRTFLFEVIKVEGSSMMPTLYENNRLVVNKLGYRFSSPKQGDIIIFRNPDNMKENYIKRVIAVPGQTVEVKDGSVKVDDKTLAEFYIAEPPLDDFNKVEVPQNTIFVMGDNRNHSRDSRHIGFIPYENVLGKAKWRIWPINDMKWFK
- the ylqF gene encoding ribosome biogenesis GTPase YlqF, which translates into the protein MNINWYPGHMAKAKREMIEKVRLVDIVIKIMDARIPMSSNNPEFDKIFDGKANILIINKADLADKNANDTWIDFFKNTNTQATILDSTNNGQVNRVKNWIIDICKKRQQEIKKQKGINKPIRAMVVGIPNVGKSTFINSLSGSQKAKVGNKPGVTRGQQWIRINNFLEMLDTPGLLWPKLDNQTTALHLAFAGCIKKEIVDNEELAVKFIEELKHMYPQMLMKRYNLDKLEGHGYQILEQICLNKGLIKSRGISDINRGADMLIKDFQSGKMGKITLEFPYMIGENK
- a CDS encoding ribonuclease HII, whose product is MQNLLEEEKKIWDLGMDYIAGIDEVGRGPLAGPVLAACVILPKGLYLEGVNDSKKLSPKKRDALFDIITEYAIAIGIGRVSPNRIDEVNILNATHEAMKYALLNCSVKPEHVLIDAITLNNIPVPQTAIIKGDAKSQSIAAASIVAKVTRDREMVKWNKIYPEYGFDRHKGYGTAFHIQAIREYGLCPIHRTTFCTKFI
- a CDS encoding YraN family protein, which produces MNNKELGRWGEKIAASYLINKDFTILYKNYTSPFGEVDIVAKQNEYTVFIEVKTRRSLAYGLPCEAVNKRKMAKYFKTAMYYIKSKNVDACYRFDVVEVYLKNDGTYHINHIPNAF